Proteins encoded within one genomic window of Chlorobaculum sp. MV4-Y:
- the cobA gene encoding uroporphyrinogen-III C-methyltransferase, with amino-acid sequence MENSGRVYLVGAGPGDPELLTVRAHKLLQSADVVLHDALVSQEILALLPPGAERIAVGKRIGDGKDQAVRQQEINDLLARHASEGKCVVRLKVGDAFMFGRGIEEVRALAAAGAPCEVVPGITAGIAAAELCRIPLTERYRNTSVLFCTGQTADYSLSHFSAVIELMKAGTPLVMYMGFEQLDRIVGRFIDSGLSPELPACAVSRVSRSDQALVAATLGTIVEQLCERELPLPVVFIIGEHAIPEGAVSKKKDQTDQTDPGKSW; translated from the coding sequence ATGGAAAATAGTGGCAGGGTCTATCTGGTCGGGGCCGGGCCGGGCGACCCGGAGTTGCTGACCGTGCGGGCGCACAAGCTGCTGCAATCGGCTGACGTGGTGCTGCACGACGCGCTCGTCAGCCAGGAGATTCTCGCGCTGCTGCCACCCGGCGCGGAGAGAATTGCCGTTGGCAAGCGTATCGGCGACGGGAAAGATCAGGCGGTGCGGCAGCAAGAGATCAACGACCTGCTCGCCCGTCACGCCAGCGAGGGTAAATGCGTCGTCCGGCTGAAGGTGGGCGACGCCTTCATGTTCGGGCGCGGCATCGAGGAGGTGCGCGCGCTCGCTGCCGCCGGAGCGCCGTGCGAGGTGGTGCCGGGCATCACGGCGGGCATCGCCGCCGCCGAGCTGTGCCGGATTCCGCTGACCGAACGCTACCGGAACACCTCGGTGCTCTTCTGCACCGGCCAGACGGCGGACTACTCGCTGTCACATTTCTCGGCGGTGATCGAGCTGATGAAGGCAGGCACGCCGCTGGTGATGTACATGGGCTTCGAGCAGCTCGACAGGATCGTCGGGCGCTTCATCGACTCCGGGCTGTCGCCAGAGCTTCCGGCGTGCGCGGTCTCGCGGGTGTCGCGAAGCGATCAGGCGCTGGTCGCGGCCACGCTCGGCACGATTGTCGAACAGCTCTGCGAGCGCGAACTGCCGTTGCCGGTGGTGTTTATCATCGGCGAACACGCCATTCCAGAGGGGGCGGTGAGCAAGAAAAAAGATCAGACGGATCAGACTGATCCGGGGAAATCATGGTAA
- a CDS encoding sirohydrochlorin cobaltochelatase — protein sequence MSKHKKRSQINKKAILLAHFGTTYPSALPSLENIRRQVQARIPGIEVRHCFTSNMVRNIWSARRRDPRKWLDEGVSEEFLNVQGFLGAIGNLQDGNYRTIIVQPTHMYHGEQFEDLKSYVSALQSIRTIKRVWSPFEKVVLSRPALGTCGIEHDYVEDIEEVAALFDDDVERARQMDAALVYVAHGNDFFSSGAFNETGDVMRRCYPGAEIHIGMVEGRPGVEEIVGKVTANGRKAVLLRPFMITAGDHAHNDIADDDPGSWKGAFEAAGCSVETRMEGLGSDDRFASIFARRILETAEDHGIDLLS from the coding sequence ATGAGTAAGCACAAAAAGCGTTCGCAGATCAACAAGAAGGCGATTTTGCTCGCCCATTTTGGCACTACGTATCCGTCGGCGCTGCCGTCGCTGGAGAACATCCGTCGGCAGGTGCAGGCGCGGATTCCTGGCATCGAAGTGCGGCACTGCTTCACCTCGAACATGGTACGCAACATCTGGTCGGCGCGGCGTCGCGATCCCCGGAAGTGGCTCGACGAGGGGGTCTCCGAGGAGTTTCTGAACGTGCAGGGGTTCCTCGGCGCAATCGGCAACCTGCAGGACGGCAACTACCGGACCATCATCGTTCAGCCGACGCACATGTACCACGGCGAGCAGTTCGAGGACTTGAAATCCTACGTGTCGGCGCTTCAGTCGATCCGCACCATCAAGCGGGTCTGGTCGCCCTTCGAGAAGGTGGTGCTGTCGCGCCCGGCGCTCGGCACCTGCGGTATCGAGCACGATTACGTGGAGGATATCGAGGAGGTGGCAGCGCTGTTCGATGATGACGTCGAGCGCGCTCGCCAGATGGATGCGGCGCTGGTCTATGTGGCGCACGGCAATGACTTCTTCTCGTCCGGCGCGTTCAACGAAACCGGTGACGTGATGCGCCGTTGCTATCCAGGCGCGGAGATTCACATCGGCATGGTCGAGGGACGGCCCGGCGTGGAGGAGATCGTCGGCAAGGTTACGGCCAATGGACGGAAAGCGGTACTGCTCCGTCCCTTCATGATCACGGCCGGAGACCACGCGCACAACGACATTGCCGACGACGATCCCGGTTCGTGGAAGGGCGCGTTCGAGGCGGCGGGATGCAGCGTCGAGACCCGCATGGAGGGCCTCGGTTCGGACGACCGCTTCGCCTCGATTTTCGCCCGGAGAATTCTCGAAACCGCCGAAGATCACGGCATCGATCTGTTGTCGTGA
- a CDS encoding precorrin-2 C(20)-methyltransferase → MNKQGSLISVSLGPGDPGLITVRALSQLREADLIYYPGTVSASGAVTSVALDILEACDLDPSKLRGMLVPMSRLRGAAEASYAANYAAMAEEVRAGCRVAVVSVGDGGFYSTASAIIERARRDGLECSMTPGIPAFIAAGAAAGMPLALQSDSVLVLAQIDEIGELERALASHSTVVVMKLSTVRDELLGFLERYGKPFLYAEKVGMAGEFITMEIEALRDRAIPYFSLLLCSPHCRHSTLFPFAP, encoded by the coding sequence ATGAACAAACAAGGCTCTCTGATCAGCGTTTCGCTTGGACCGGGCGATCCAGGCCTGATAACCGTCCGGGCGCTTTCGCAGCTCCGCGAAGCCGACCTGATCTACTATCCCGGCACTGTCAGCGCTTCGGGCGCGGTGACGAGCGTGGCGCTCGATATTCTCGAAGCTTGCGATCTCGATCCGTCGAAGTTGCGCGGGATGCTGGTGCCGATGTCGCGCTTGCGCGGGGCTGCCGAGGCGAGCTACGCGGCCAACTACGCCGCGATGGCGGAGGAGGTGCGGGCGGGCTGCAGGGTGGCGGTGGTGAGCGTGGGCGATGGGGGCTTTTACAGCACCGCGTCGGCGATCATCGAGCGGGCGCGGCGGGATGGCTTGGAGTGCTCGATGACGCCGGGCATTCCGGCCTTCATCGCCGCCGGGGCGGCTGCCGGAATGCCGCTCGCGTTGCAAAGCGACAGCGTGCTGGTGCTGGCGCAGATCGACGAGATCGGCGAACTCGAACGTGCGCTTGCCAGCCACAGCACCGTGGTGGTGATGAAGCTCTCGACGGTCAGAGATGAGCTGCTCGGCTTCCTCGAACGGTATGGCAAGCCCTTCCTTTACGCCGAAAAGGTGGGCATGGCGGGCGAGTTCATCACGATGGAGATCGAAGCCTTGAGGGATCGCGCCATCCCCTACTTTTCGCTGCTGCTCTGCTCACCGCACTGCCGGCACTCAACCCTTTTTCCCTTTGCGCCATGA
- the cobJ gene encoding precorrin-3B C(17)-methyltransferase, whose amino-acid sequence MNGTITVAGLGPGSDSMMTPQVLDAIRTADAVVGYTGYLKSIGHLIPDSVQTVATGMTGEVRRAEEAFALASEGRQVVVVSSGDAGIYGMAPLVLELHASGRWPGVEVEVLPGISAFQAAAARLGAPVSHDFCAISLSDLMTPWEVIEKRIEAAASADFVTAIYNPRSRDRYWQIYRFRELFLRHRSPSTPVGIVRNVSREDESVVLTTLGEFDPDSLDMFTVMLVGNLTTFISGERMITPRGYFSREEENSMAVGQSIMSGSFRTIAGLMKPDGRPNDERWAVMHTIHTTADFEMQELFHATPGAIRRWHEALTAGGATIVTDVTMVQSGLRKAALERYGVTVRCYLHDERVAGLARSAGITRSQAGMRLAAAEHPDALFVIGNAPTALLELASLLHRGGFAPMGVIGAPVGFVNVVESKHRLKAAAGATPIAVIEGHKGGSAIAATIVNAAFSLDEAEAMNPGCHV is encoded by the coding sequence ATGAACGGCACGATTACCGTCGCAGGCCTCGGCCCTGGCAGCGACTCGATGATGACCCCGCAGGTGCTTGATGCGATCCGGACGGCTGACGCCGTTGTCGGCTACACCGGCTATCTCAAAAGCATCGGGCATCTGATCCCGGACTCCGTCCAGACCGTGGCGACCGGCATGACCGGCGAGGTGCGGCGGGCCGAAGAGGCTTTCGCGCTGGCCTCCGAAGGGCGGCAGGTCGTCGTGGTCAGTTCGGGCGACGCGGGCATCTACGGCATGGCGCCGCTCGTTCTCGAACTGCACGCGAGCGGCCGCTGGCCCGGCGTCGAGGTCGAGGTGCTTCCGGGTATCAGCGCGTTCCAGGCTGCCGCCGCGCGGCTCGGCGCTCCGGTGAGCCACGACTTCTGTGCCATTTCGCTCTCCGACCTGATGACGCCGTGGGAGGTGATCGAAAAGCGAATCGAAGCGGCGGCTTCGGCGGATTTCGTGACCGCAATCTACAACCCTCGCAGCCGCGACCGCTACTGGCAGATTTACCGCTTCCGCGAGCTGTTTCTGCGCCACCGCTCACCCTCGACGCCGGTGGGCATCGTCCGCAACGTCTCGCGCGAGGACGAGTCGGTGGTGCTGACGACGCTCGGCGAGTTCGATCCCGACTCGCTCGACATGTTTACCGTGATGCTGGTGGGCAACTTGACCACCTTTATTTCCGGCGAGCGGATGATTACGCCGAGGGGCTACTTCAGCCGTGAGGAGGAGAACTCGATGGCCGTCGGCCAGTCGATCATGAGCGGCAGCTTCCGCACCATCGCCGGGCTGATGAAGCCGGACGGTCGCCCGAACGACGAGCGCTGGGCGGTCATGCACACGATCCACACCACCGCTGATTTCGAGATGCAGGAGCTGTTCCACGCCACGCCCGGCGCGATCCGGCGGTGGCACGAAGCGCTGACCGCCGGTGGCGCAACGATTGTCACCGACGTGACGATGGTGCAGTCGGGCCTGCGCAAGGCGGCGCTGGAGCGCTACGGCGTGACGGTGCGCTGCTACCTGCACGACGAGCGCGTGGCCGGGCTGGCCAGAAGCGCGGGCATCACGCGCAGCCAGGCAGGGATGCGGCTCGCCGCCGCCGAGCATCCCGATGCCCTTTTCGTGATCGGCAACGCTCCGACGGCGCTGCTGGAGCTGGCCTCGCTCTTGCATCGCGGGGGCTTTGCGCCGATGGGGGTGATCGGTGCGCCGGTCGGGTTCGTGAACGTGGTCGAGTCGAAGCACCGGCTCAAAGCGGCGGCGGGCGCGACGCCGATTGCCGTCATCGAGGGGCACAAGGGGGGCAGCGCGATTGCCGCTACCATCGTCAATGCCGCCTTCAGCCTCGACGAGGCGGAGGCGATGAATCCGGGGTGTCATGTCTGA
- the cbiE gene encoding precorrin-6y C5,15-methyltransferase (decarboxylating) subunit CbiE gives MSECFTLIGLSDSEEPHLDPAAIEAIRATRIFAGGERHREIVGGLLPSGSRWITIAPPIDEALSQLAGADGPVVVFASGDPFFYGFGATLRKRFPGASMRSFPSFHSLQMLAQRCLIPYQSMRHASLTGRGWDELDCALIAGERLIGVLTDLRKTPPEVARRLLDFGYSGYRMVVGESLGGRSERVTRCTLDEAAGMEFGRLNCLILEATEPPKRWFGISEKLFDGLPGRPNMITKMPFRLAALAALELGRARTFWDVGFCTGSVAIEARLRIPGLAVTAFEKRSGCDALLEKNARRFGALGIAKVMGDFLEQDHRALCGSDGVDAVFIGGHGDRLDEVCDVVASHLAPGGRVVMNAVRETSAEAFATSAARHGMELAEPLRLAVGDHNPVTVMKAVKPG, from the coding sequence ATGTCTGAGTGCTTCACACTCATCGGCCTCAGCGACAGCGAGGAGCCGCATCTCGATCCCGCCGCTATCGAAGCGATTCGCGCGACTCGAATCTTTGCAGGCGGGGAGCGCCACCGCGAAATCGTGGGCGGCCTGCTGCCGTCCGGTTCCCGCTGGATCACCATTGCGCCGCCGATCGACGAGGCGCTGTCGCAACTTGCCGGAGCTGACGGGCCAGTGGTGGTTTTCGCTTCGGGCGATCCCTTTTTCTACGGCTTTGGCGCAACCTTGCGGAAGCGCTTTCCGGGCGCGTCGATGCGGAGCTTTCCGTCGTTCCACTCGCTCCAGATGCTCGCGCAGCGTTGCCTGATTCCGTACCAGTCGATGCGCCACGCCTCGCTCACCGGGCGAGGCTGGGATGAGCTGGATTGCGCCCTGATCGCAGGCGAGCGGCTCATCGGCGTCTTGACCGACCTCCGCAAAACCCCGCCGGAGGTAGCGCGGCGCTTGCTCGATTTCGGCTATTCGGGCTACCGCATGGTGGTCGGCGAATCGCTTGGCGGCAGGAGCGAGCGGGTAACGCGCTGCACGCTCGATGAGGCTGCCGGGATGGAATTTGGCCGACTGAACTGCCTCATTCTCGAAGCCACAGAGCCACCGAAGCGCTGGTTCGGCATTTCCGAAAAATTGTTCGACGGCCTGCCGGGACGGCCCAACATGATTACCAAAATGCCGTTCCGCCTGGCCGCCCTCGCCGCGCTGGAGCTGGGCCGGGCGCGCACCTTCTGGGATGTGGGCTTCTGCACGGGGTCGGTGGCCATCGAAGCGCGGCTCAGGATTCCGGGCCTGGCGGTGACCGCCTTCGAGAAGCGCTCCGGGTGCGATGCCCTGCTGGAGAAGAACGCCCGTCGTTTCGGAGCGCTCGGCATCGCGAAGGTGATGGGCGACTTTCTCGAACAGGATCACCGTGCGCTCTGCGGCAGCGACGGCGTGGACGCCGTTTTCATCGGCGGCCACGGTGACCGGCTCGACGAGGTGTGCGATGTGGTCGCAAGCCATCTCGCGCCCGGAGGCCGGGTGGTCATGAACGCCGTCCGCGAAACGAGCGCCGAAGCCTTCGCCACCAGCGCCGCCCGCCACGGCATGGAACTCGCCGAGCCGCTGCGCCTCGCCGTCGGCGACCACAATCCGGTGACGGTCATGAAGGCGGTAAAGCCGGGGTGA
- the cobM gene encoding precorrin-4 C(11)-methyltransferase has product MHERIAIIAITDTGIALGHSLKSLLVADGFAGCELFSSRDSALAEPVESVPEFVRQSFGNFDAFVFIGSLGICVRSIAPVLQGKQCDPAVINCDELGRFVQSVLSGHAGGANALAGRVARLLGAQPVLSTSSDVQGLWPLDILGREEGWSVEFASPVAGETMTTAMSAFVNHEPTTLLLDVRDALTDRLERTAPPFVTIAYRYEEVDFSACCLLLAVTPRLIDAPVQAVFYRPKVLCVGVGSERGIDPARFVRSITAELAAAGLSPHSIRSVGSVDFKLDEEAFVAFAKACGVALTGFAPEQLESAGPVPNPSDVVFRKTGLHSVSEASAALLSGENRWLVEKQKVPLAGVPEGEPRHYTFAVSLLRGAERRGRIAIVGAGPGDPELVTVRGRRYLEQADLILYAGSLVPEKLTHYAKSGALVRSSASMPLEEQFALMEQFYRQGKFVVRLHTGDPSIYGAIQEQMTFFDAEGFEYEIVPGVSSFQAAAAVLQSQFTVPEKVQTIILTRGSGRTPVPGKERLSELARSRATMCIYLSAEWSNEVQAELLAHYPPETPVAVCYRLTWDDQQVWRGRLDGLSALVQESGKTRTLLLVVGEAIGARGGRSKLYDPSFTHGFREGHGA; this is encoded by the coding sequence ATGCACGAACGAATCGCCATTATCGCCATCACCGACACAGGAATCGCTCTCGGCCACTCACTGAAAAGCCTGCTTGTGGCCGACGGTTTTGCCGGGTGCGAGCTGTTCTCGTCCCGCGACTCTGCGCTGGCGGAGCCTGTCGAAAGCGTGCCCGAATTTGTCCGGCAGTCGTTCGGCAACTTCGACGCTTTTGTCTTTATCGGCTCGCTCGGTATCTGCGTGCGTTCGATTGCGCCGGTGTTGCAGGGCAAGCAGTGCGATCCGGCGGTCATCAACTGCGACGAGTTGGGGCGCTTCGTCCAGAGCGTGCTGTCGGGTCATGCGGGCGGGGCGAACGCACTGGCCGGGCGGGTAGCGCGGCTGCTCGGCGCGCAACCGGTGCTGAGCACGTCGAGCGATGTGCAGGGGCTGTGGCCGCTCGATATTCTGGGGCGCGAAGAGGGGTGGAGCGTCGAGTTCGCCTCGCCGGTCGCCGGGGAGACGATGACGACGGCGATGTCGGCGTTCGTGAACCACGAGCCGACGACGCTTTTGCTCGATGTTCGCGACGCGCTCACCGACCGGCTCGAACGCACCGCGCCGCCGTTCGTCACGATTGCCTATCGCTACGAGGAGGTCGATTTCAGCGCCTGCTGTCTCTTGCTCGCTGTCACGCCGCGTCTGATCGATGCGCCAGTGCAGGCGGTGTTCTATCGTCCAAAGGTGCTCTGCGTTGGGGTGGGTTCGGAGCGAGGCATCGATCCCGCACGGTTCGTCCGCTCGATTACGGCGGAGCTTGCCGCTGCGGGGTTGTCGCCGCATTCAATCCGCAGTGTGGGGTCGGTCGATTTCAAGCTGGACGAAGAGGCGTTCGTCGCCTTTGCCAAAGCGTGCGGCGTGGCGCTGACGGGCTTCGCACCGGAACAGCTCGAAAGTGCCGGGCCGGTGCCCAATCCGTCCGATGTCGTCTTTCGCAAAACCGGCCTACACAGCGTCTCCGAGGCTTCGGCGGCGCTGCTTTCGGGCGAGAACCGGTGGCTGGTGGAGAAGCAGAAGGTCCCGCTGGCGGGCGTTCCTGAGGGAGAGCCACGTCACTACACCTTTGCCGTCAGCCTGTTGCGCGGGGCCGAACGGCGCGGGCGCATCGCGATTGTCGGGGCGGGGCCGGGCGATCCGGAGCTGGTGACGGTCAGGGGCAGGCGCTACCTCGAGCAGGCCGACCTGATCCTCTACGCGGGCAGCCTCGTGCCGGAGAAGTTGACCCACTACGCCAAATCGGGGGCGCTGGTGCGAAGCTCGGCCTCGATGCCGCTCGAAGAGCAGTTCGCGTTGATGGAGCAATTTTACCGGCAGGGCAAATTCGTCGTGCGTCTGCACACCGGCGACCCCTCGATCTACGGGGCGATTCAGGAGCAGATGACCTTTTTTGATGCTGAAGGATTCGAGTACGAAATCGTGCCGGGCGTGTCGTCGTTCCAGGCAGCGGCAGCGGTGTTGCAGTCGCAGTTCACCGTGCCGGAGAAGGTGCAGACCATCATCCTGACGCGCGGCAGCGGGCGGACGCCGGTGCCGGGCAAGGAACGCCTCTCGGAGCTGGCCCGATCTCGGGCGACCATGTGCATCTACCTGAGCGCGGAGTGGAGCAACGAGGTGCAGGCCGAATTGCTCGCACACTACCCGCCCGAAACACCCGTGGCGGTCTGCTACCGGCTTACCTGGGACGATCAGCAGGTGTGGCGCGGGCGGCTCGACGGGCTGTCGGCGCTTGTGCAAGAGAGTGGCAAAACCCGTACGCTGCTGCTGGTGGTCGGCGAGGCGATCGGTGCGCGCGGCGGGCGCTCGAAGCTCTACGATCCATCGTTCACGCACGGATTCCGCGAAGGTCATGGCGCATGA